Proteins encoded in a region of the Paenibacillus sp. E222 genome:
- a CDS encoding gamma-glutamyltransferase family protein → MNYDPLYQPYPSYRVPVYAKQGMVATSQPLAAQAGLDVLKKGGNAIDAAIATAAALTVLEPTSNGIGGDAFALVWTEGKLHGLNASGPAPQSISIEALKAAGYSEMPKLGVIPVTVPGAPAGWAELSRRFGRLTLAEALEPAVRYAEEGYPLAPGLARHWARAADIYARQGDAEAGRAWFETFAPGGRVPAVGEMWRSPDHAATLRRIGESESRDFYEGELAERIHSFMAEHGGYLTKEDLAAFQPEWVDPISVSYRGYDVWEIPPNGQGLIALAALNLLKGFDFEEKESVLAYHRQLEAMKLAFADGEKYITEERKMGVTVQELLSEAYADERRKLIGDMALPPEAGDPKASGTVYLATADGKGNMVSFIQSNYMGFGSGLVVPGTGIALQNRGHNFSLDPDHANALAPGKRTYHTIIPGFLTRGEEAIGPFGVMGGFMQPQGHVQIVMNTVDFHLNPQAALDSPRWQWTKGKTILVEPGFPQHIAQALARKGHDIQVALDPSMFGRGQIIWRNPDDSVLCGGTESRADGSVAAW, encoded by the coding sequence ATGAACTACGATCCACTCTACCAACCGTATCCGTCTTACCGTGTGCCCGTTTATGCCAAACAAGGTATGGTCGCCACTTCACAGCCGTTGGCTGCACAAGCCGGTCTGGACGTGTTAAAAAAGGGCGGCAACGCCATTGATGCCGCGATCGCCACCGCTGCTGCGCTCACCGTGCTGGAGCCAACGTCCAATGGCATTGGGGGCGATGCCTTTGCCCTCGTCTGGACCGAGGGCAAGCTGCATGGCCTGAATGCCAGCGGGCCTGCGCCTCAGAGTATATCGATTGAGGCGCTCAAGGCGGCAGGCTATTCGGAGATGCCGAAGCTTGGGGTCATCCCGGTGACGGTGCCTGGCGCACCGGCTGGTTGGGCTGAGCTGAGCCGCCGATTCGGGCGGCTCACGCTGGCGGAAGCGCTGGAACCGGCTGTCCGCTACGCGGAAGAAGGTTACCCGCTTGCGCCGGGGCTGGCCCGCCATTGGGCACGGGCAGCCGACATCTATGCACGCCAAGGCGATGCGGAAGCCGGGCGGGCGTGGTTTGAGACGTTTGCCCCAGGCGGGCGTGTTCCCGCCGTGGGCGAGATGTGGCGTTCGCCGGATCATGCGGCAACACTGCGCCGGATTGGCGAGAGCGAGTCGCGAGACTTCTATGAAGGTGAACTCGCGGAGCGTATTCACTCTTTTATGGCAGAACACGGAGGTTACCTCACCAAAGAAGATCTGGCTGCATTTCAGCCTGAATGGGTTGATCCGATCTCGGTCTCCTATCGCGGATATGACGTGTGGGAGATCCCACCGAACGGTCAGGGGCTGATTGCTCTGGCAGCGCTCAATCTGCTAAAGGGCTTTGATTTTGAAGAAAAGGAATCCGTCCTGGCATACCACAGGCAGCTGGAAGCCATGAAGCTGGCGTTTGCCGATGGGGAGAAATACATTACCGAGGAACGCAAGATGGGCGTAACCGTGCAGGAATTATTATCCGAAGCGTATGCAGACGAACGGCGCAAACTCATTGGTGATATGGCACTTCCACCTGAAGCAGGCGATCCAAAGGCAAGCGGAACGGTGTATCTTGCAACGGCAGATGGTAAGGGCAACATGGTTTCCTTCATCCAGAGCAATTATATGGGCTTCGGCTCCGGACTAGTTGTGCCAGGCACAGGCATTGCCCTGCAAAACCGGGGACATAATTTCTCACTTGATCCCGATCACGCCAACGCGCTAGCGCCGGGCAAACGGACATATCATACGATCATCCCGGGCTTTCTGACACGCGGCGAGGAAGCGATCGGACCATTCGGGGTCATGGGCGGTTTCATGCAGCCCCAGGGTCATGTGCAGATCGTCATGAATACGGTGGACTTCCACCTCAACCCACAGGCTGCGCTCGATTCTCCGCGCTGGCAGTGGACCAAAGGCAAAACGATCCTGGTTGAGCCCGGATTCCCTCAGCATATTGCACAGGCACTTGCCCGCAAAGGGCATGATATACAAGTCGCCCTCGATCCGTCGATGTTTGGTCGCGGCCAGATCATCTGGCGCAACCCGGACGACAGCGTATTGTGCGGCGGTACGGAAAGCCGGGCCGATGGCTCGGTAGCAGCGTGGTAA
- a CDS encoding BMP family protein — MKTQGKIKFWFTMMMVLVIMVLGACSATDKVSPADQRTKVGIVLTDVGLGDHSFSDASFEGLVQARNENSIVFDYKEPGKDLTSEAAFEQFAKDKVDLIIGLSDTIKADLEKVAQKYPDQRFLIIDGHSDLPNVTSMSFKAEEGSYLAGIIAGFATNEDHVGFLGGMDIPVLHDFQQGFEQGVKAANPDAAVHVMYAGDFGNPDLGGKLAAQMIQEQRVDVIYVAAGLTGIGSLSEIQRLGKYAIGVDQDQFFLAEKAVLTSMLKNVDVSLHNAINTFIQNQHSFPEKEMFYGLAENGVGLTALHNITLTDEQQQTFEDLKAQIASGKTKITLDQ, encoded by the coding sequence ATGAAAACACAAGGGAAAATCAAATTCTGGTTCACCATGATGATGGTTCTGGTTATTATGGTCCTGGGAGCATGCTCGGCAACCGATAAGGTGTCCCCCGCAGATCAGCGAACCAAAGTCGGAATCGTTCTTACAGATGTCGGCCTGGGTGATCATTCCTTCAGTGACGCATCTTTTGAAGGATTGGTACAGGCAAGAAACGAGAACAGTATTGTGTTTGATTACAAGGAACCGGGAAAGGATCTGACATCCGAGGCAGCCTTTGAGCAATTTGCGAAGGATAAGGTTGATCTGATTATTGGTCTAAGCGACACGATAAAAGCCGATTTGGAGAAGGTTGCTCAAAAATATCCCGATCAGCGTTTTCTCATCATTGACGGGCATTCCGATCTCCCCAATGTGACCTCCATGTCCTTCAAAGCAGAAGAAGGCAGCTATCTTGCAGGTATCATTGCTGGCTTTGCAACAAATGAAGACCATGTAGGCTTCTTGGGTGGAATGGATATTCCGGTGCTTCACGATTTCCAGCAAGGTTTTGAGCAAGGTGTAAAGGCCGCTAATCCCGATGCCGCAGTGCATGTCATGTACGCCGGGGATTTCGGCAATCCTGATCTTGGAGGTAAGCTCGCAGCACAGATGATTCAAGAACAACGAGTTGACGTGATTTATGTTGCTGCCGGACTTACCGGTATAGGCTCACTTTCAGAGATTCAGCGATTGGGTAAATACGCCATTGGCGTGGACCAGGATCAGTTCTTTTTAGCAGAAAAAGCAGTACTCACTTCCATGCTCAAAAATGTAGATGTCTCTCTTCATAACGCCATTAATACGTTCATTCAGAACCAGCATTCATTTCCCGAAAAAGAAATGTTCTATGGTCTGGCAGAAAACGGCGTAGGTTTAACCGCCCTACATAACATCACACTCACGGACGAACAACAGCAAACATTCGAAGATTTGAAAGCACAGATCGCTTCCGGCAAAACCAAAATTACCCTAGATCAATAA
- a CDS encoding methyl-accepting chemotaxis protein gives MKLQGKLILNAIVSLLLCLLLVAYIIIQLLNMNAKNQNLVPAMLKVTELNANQIQTEQALDVYSFSMTAGNQDNVARLLNEGKTMVKQLTEGLLETDEQLRLIQSIQTKLTALDTGATEAITAMNSSDAKRFSSRVKGIQNDIYMLDEVTRDRYDQYTVDLEQDIQRTWQIALVGAIVLLVAVLLFNMYTSRQLAGRIRTLKEAAGQIANGNLTQQLTETRGKDELDDLNRSFRLMTGNIRGIIQSIGAAGNRVDGMAQDIDRGNDTVQAIVQQVSRTTEELSIGSQKIAEDLSDTVMVVDKMQHMFESNLQATSQSAIYGNEVLSSVQEGHIAVQEQLRLAEVNRIAMSEVEKTVQELEESASRIATMTGYVSSIATQTTLLSLNASIEAARAGEAGRGFAVVAGEVKKLAEQSEQSVQHIFAAVGEITAAMGKVKNSVTQSIQLFAEQEQATGKTGESFSGIRHSVERISTSINQLTEDMQQSSELSAQVQQAIENISAITEQSAASSEEITASTAEQQRSFAEASTKVKTLRDISAEMHQELLRFRL, from the coding sequence ATGAAATTGCAGGGAAAGCTGATATTGAACGCCATCGTATCGTTACTGTTATGCCTTTTGCTAGTAGCCTATATCATCATTCAATTGCTAAACATGAATGCCAAAAATCAAAATCTGGTGCCTGCCATGCTGAAGGTCACGGAGCTGAACGCTAACCAGATACAGACCGAACAGGCGCTCGATGTGTACTCGTTCTCCATGACAGCTGGCAATCAGGATAATGTAGCACGCTTGCTGAATGAAGGTAAAACCATGGTAAAGCAGCTCACAGAAGGTTTGTTGGAAACGGATGAACAGCTTCGCCTGATCCAATCGATCCAAACCAAATTGACGGCTCTTGACACGGGCGCCACCGAAGCCATCACAGCCATGAACAGTTCGGACGCCAAACGTTTCAGCTCACGGGTCAAAGGCATACAAAATGATATCTATATGCTGGATGAGGTGACCCGGGATCGATATGACCAATACACAGTAGATCTTGAACAAGACATCCAGCGAACCTGGCAGATTGCTCTCGTCGGAGCCATCGTCCTGCTGGTCGCTGTCCTGCTGTTCAACATGTACACTTCACGACAATTGGCGGGGCGCATTCGCACCTTGAAGGAAGCTGCAGGACAGATTGCAAACGGCAATCTTACGCAGCAGCTTACGGAGACACGTGGCAAAGATGAACTGGATGACTTAAACCGCTCCTTCCGTCTTATGACGGGGAACATACGCGGTATCATTCAATCCATTGGTGCCGCAGGAAACCGTGTTGATGGGATGGCGCAGGACATTGACCGCGGCAATGATACCGTGCAGGCCATTGTTCAGCAAGTATCTAGAACAACCGAAGAACTGTCGATTGGCAGTCAGAAAATTGCTGAGGATCTAAGTGACACGGTCATGGTCGTGGACAAGATGCAGCATATGTTTGAAAGCAATCTACAGGCGACTTCACAATCGGCCATCTATGGTAACGAAGTTTTGAGTTCCGTTCAGGAGGGACATATTGCCGTACAGGAACAGCTTCGACTGGCTGAAGTAAACCGGATTGCCATGTCTGAGGTAGAGAAGACTGTCCAGGAACTGGAGGAGAGCGCCTCCCGGATCGCAACGATGACCGGCTATGTATCAAGCATTGCTACACAGACAACCCTTCTGTCTCTGAACGCTTCCATCGAAGCGGCACGTGCTGGTGAAGCGGGACGCGGTTTTGCTGTCGTCGCGGGGGAAGTGAAGAAACTGGCTGAGCAATCTGAGCAATCGGTACAGCATATCTTTGCGGCTGTCGGCGAAATCACAGCAGCTATGGGCAAAGTGAAAAACTCTGTGACACAGAGCATCCAGCTCTTTGCAGAACAGGAGCAGGCCACCGGAAAAACCGGCGAATCCTTCTCCGGAATTCGTCACAGTGTAGAGCGGATCAGCACAAGTATTAATCAGCTTACGGAAGACATGCAGCAGTCCAGTGAACTTAGCGCACAGGTTCAGCAGGCGATTGAAAATATAAGTGCCATAACGGAACAATCGGCTGCAAGCAGTGAGGAAATTACAGCTTCAACGGCCGAGCAGCAACGTTCGTTCGCCGAAGCAAGCACTAAGGTGAAAACCCTGCGGGATATCAGTGCAGAGATGCATCAGGAGCTTTTACGGTTCCGGTTGTAG
- a CDS encoding NAD(P)H-hydrate dehydratase, with translation MFIVTAEQMRAVDEHTIQTLGIPAASLMENAGRAIAEEVIRLCREGDVDHRSEQNACWNDVNGKWAHTGPGDRPAHGGDIIADPALVMEQPGDQQWYMLIGKGNNGGDGLVAARHLVEAGLGVTLVYADAPDALRGEAAVQRDAAAQLGIPALVHGREAVDFSRCTGIVDALLGTGSRGAPRGAYAALIAAANDSGKLVVSADVPSGLNADTGEVYEPCIQARVTVCLALLKCGLVQYPGASAAGRIVVRSIGIPARLAPQHGPSVRLLTEEVLRSALRVDTGRLRAPDGHKGTYGHVLLAAGSLPMSGAGLLSAKAALRAGCGLATWALPAALLPHVIGTVPELMLAAAADGDSGEWNAASADAVLRLAESRDVLATGPGLGRFKDDTDWLRRLWQHSDRPLVIDADALNMLADAGPTGPRDWGKRSAATILTPHPGEMGRLLGMSTPEVQRDRIGHAVRYAREQGVTLVLKGARTVIATPSGEAYINTTGHAGMATGGAGDVLTGIIAGLLAQGLSAEQAASFGVFLHGRAGERAALLRGDPASLLAGDIVDAL, from the coding sequence TTGTTTATCGTAACCGCTGAACAGATGAGAGCTGTGGATGAGCATACGATTCAGACGCTTGGCATTCCTGCTGCCAGTCTGATGGAGAACGCAGGCAGAGCCATCGCCGAGGAGGTTATCCGGCTGTGCCGGGAAGGCGATGTTGACCATCGTTCGGAGCAGAATGCCTGCTGGAACGATGTAAACGGGAAGTGGGCGCACACCGGGCCCGGTGATCGGCCTGCTCATGGTGGCGACATCATCGCCGATCCGGCGCTCGTGATGGAGCAGCCCGGCGATCAGCAGTGGTACATGCTGATCGGCAAGGGTAATAATGGCGGCGACGGGCTGGTTGCGGCGCGCCATTTGGTTGAAGCTGGGCTCGGCGTGACTTTAGTCTACGCCGATGCGCCTGATGCATTGCGGGGCGAAGCCGCAGTGCAGCGGGATGCCGCCGCGCAGCTCGGCATCCCTGCTCTGGTCCACGGGCGCGAAGCCGTGGACTTCAGCCGGTGCACAGGCATCGTAGATGCGCTGTTGGGCACCGGCTCGCGTGGGGCGCCGCGCGGAGCATATGCGGCGCTGATCGCAGCGGCGAACGACAGCGGCAAGCTGGTCGTGTCCGCCGATGTGCCAAGCGGGCTGAATGCCGACACCGGGGAGGTATATGAGCCCTGCATTCAGGCCAGGGTAACTGTATGTCTCGCGCTGCTTAAGTGCGGACTCGTGCAGTACCCGGGTGCCTCTGCCGCGGGGCGCATCGTGGTGCGCTCCATCGGCATTCCCGCGCGGCTTGCGCCGCAGCATGGCCCCTCGGTCCGTCTGCTGACGGAAGAGGTGCTGCGCAGTGCGCTGCGCGTGGACACGGGCCGCCTCCGGGCACCGGACGGCCACAAGGGCACTTACGGCCATGTGCTGCTGGCCGCAGGAAGTCTGCCGATGAGCGGCGCAGGCCTGCTCTCGGCCAAGGCTGCGCTGCGCGCTGGCTGCGGGCTCGCCACATGGGCGCTGCCCGCGGCACTGCTGCCGCATGTCATCGGCACCGTGCCCGAGCTCATGCTCGCTGCCGCCGCAGATGGCGACAGCGGCGAATGGAACGCGGCTTCCGCGGACGCCGTGCTGCGTCTCGCGGAAAGCCGCGACGTGCTCGCGACCGGCCCGGGCCTCGGCCGCTTCAAGGACGACACAGACTGGCTGCGCCGTCTGTGGCAACATTCGGATCGCCCGCTCGTCATCGACGCGGACGCCCTCAACATGCTGGCAGACGCTGGCCCAACAGGGCCCCGCGACTGGGGCAAACGAAGTGCGGCGACTATCCTGACGCCGCACCCGGGGGAGATGGGCCGACTGCTGGGCATGTCGACCCCCGAAGTGCAGCGTGACCGAATCGGACACGCTGTACGGTACGCCCGCGAGCAGGGCGTGACCCTGGTGCTCAAGGGAGCACGAACGGTCATCGCAACGCCATCCGGCGAGGCGTATATCAACACCACCGGGCACGCCGGCATGGCAACCGGAGGTGCCGGAGACGTATTGACCGGCATTATCGCCGGTCTGCTCGCCCAAGGGCTCAGCGCGGAGCAGGCTGCCTCCTTTGGCGTGTTTCTACACGGCCGGGCAGGGGAGAGAGCCGCGCTGCTGCGTGGTGATCCGGCATCCCTGCTCGCCGGGGATATCGTGGATGCACTATAA
- a CDS encoding NAD(P)-dependent oxidoreductase, with translation MKVAIFGATGAIGKTILWELMDRGHEVTAIVRDPSKVEMEHERLRVVEGDLLNPDQVADFTAGQEAVVSAYGPKFGAEEEMLEVTRSLIEGVRRAKAGRLVVVGGAGSLLTDSGEMLMDTPGFPEEVKPLAKAHVDAYNLIEASDIHWTYMSPAATITTGRRTGLFRVGMNRVITDDLGESSISVGDFAAALVDELDDPQFIQSRFTVGY, from the coding sequence ATGAAAGTTGCCATTTTTGGAGCAACCGGAGCGATTGGAAAGACGATACTGTGGGAGTTGATGGACCGCGGACATGAGGTAACGGCGATTGTTCGTGATCCTTCGAAGGTTGAGATGGAGCATGAACGTTTGCGTGTGGTAGAGGGGGATTTGCTTAACCCGGACCAGGTTGCCGATTTTACAGCCGGACAGGAAGCTGTTGTGAGTGCCTATGGACCGAAGTTTGGTGCGGAGGAAGAGATGCTGGAAGTTACACGTTCATTAATTGAGGGTGTTCGCCGTGCAAAAGCAGGACGTTTGGTTGTCGTTGGCGGAGCAGGAAGCTTACTTACGGATTCTGGAGAAATGCTGATGGACACACCAGGATTCCCTGAGGAGGTTAAACCATTGGCGAAAGCTCATGTTGATGCGTATAACCTGATCGAGGCATCGGATATCCACTGGACTTACATGAGTCCTGCCGCTACGATCACAACAGGAAGACGGACAGGCCTGTTCCGGGTTGGCATGAATCGTGTGATTACCGATGATCTGGGTGAGAGTTCGATTTCCGTTGGTGATTTTGCAGCCGCTTTGGTGGATGAACTGGATGATCCGCAATTTATTCAATCCCGGTTTACGGTGGGCTATTAA